From the genome of Glycine max cultivar Williams 82 chromosome 2, Glycine_max_v4.0, whole genome shotgun sequence, one region includes:
- the LOC100807491 gene encoding probable inactive receptor kinase At5g53320: MQNTRDFAVFLRRLVFFAIIFFIIDCTRGKSSESESFLNFLRALDPRNELNITWNGSPSHPCLVKLNGVRCNSNATNVVHIRLENLNLSGTIDADSLCRLQKLRVVSLANNNIRGTIPQSILHCTRLTHLNVTSNQLSGRLPNALTKLKHLRNLDISNNNFSGMIPSKQQYYRHLLRYYVTPSNKLESNSTKERLKESDTNTILQEQATPPGALSNSTPNNGKDSSSWRVETLGVFLLGAGLLLSSIYFIVKKSAKLSAEKEVAVVKDHRRVSPIIKATTHEVQEVKLKEGDSELVFFVEDRERFTLEDLLRATADLRSEGFCSSLYKVKLEHNVYYAVKRLKNLQVSLEEFGETLRKISNLKHQNILPLVGYRSTSEEKFIIYKYQSNGSLLNLLNDYIAGRKDFPWKLRLNIACGIARGLAFIYRKLDGEEEVVPHGNLKPSNILLDENNEPLISEHGLSKFMDPNRGFLFSSQGYTAPEKSLTEKGDVYSFGVILLELLTGKSIEVSRIDLARWVRSMVREEWTGEVFDKEVRENDHQWAFPLLNIALLCVSCFQENRPTTVEILEKIEEVMDQHEQHQERYASKCCSNGSNRDECCSLHKIIPETWDSPGSNY, from the exons ATGCAGAACAcaagagattttgctgtgtttCTAAGGAGGCTAGTTTTCTTTgctatcattttctttatcataGACTGTACAAGAGGTAAGTCATCAGAATCTGAGTCTTTCTTAAATTTCTTAAGGGCCCTTGATCCCAGAAACGAGCTTAACATTACCTGGAATGGGTCACCATCGCATCCATGCTTGGTCAAGTTGAATGGTGTAAGATGTAACTCAAATGCTACCAATGTTGTACATATAAGGCTTGAGAACTTGAACCTTAGTGGCACAATCGATGCAGATTCCCTATGCAGGCTCCAAAAGTTAAGAGTGGTAAGCTTGGCTAACAACAACATTAGAGGAACCATACCACAGTCAATTTTGCATTGTACAAGGTTGACACATTTAAATGTAACCAGCAACCAATTGAGTGGGAGGTTGCCAAATGCCTTAACAAAATTGAAACATCTTAGGAACTTAGACATTTCCAATAACAATTTTTCTGGTATGATCCCTAGTAAACAACAATATTATAGGCACCTCCTTAGGTATTATGTGACTCCAAGTAACAAGTTGGAAAGCAATAGTACCAAAGAGAGGCTAAAGGAAAGTGACACAAACACAATACTGCAAGAGCAGGCAACACCACCAGGTGCTTTAAGTAACAGCACACCTAATAATGGGAAGGATTCATCGTCTTGGAGGGTGGAAACCTTGGGGGTGTTCCTTTTGGGTGCTGGATTGCTTTTGTCAAGCATTTACTTTATTGTAAAGAAGTCAGCAAAGTTAAGTGCAGAGAAAGAGGTTGCTGTAGTTAAAGACCATCGTCGTGTGTCTCCAATAATAAAGGCTACAACTCATGAAGTTCAAGAGGTGAAGCTAAAGGAAGGAGATTCTGAGCTTGTTTTCTTTGTTGAAGATCGTGAAAGGTTCACACTCGAGGACCTTCTTCGAGCCACTGCTGACTTGAGGAGTGAAGGCTTCTGCAGCAGCCTTTACAAGGTGAAATTGGAACACAATGTTTACTATGCTGTCAAAAGATTGAAGAATTTGCAGGTATCCTTGGAAGAATTTGGTGAAACATTAAGGAAGATAAGTAACTTGAAGCATCAGAATATTCTCCCCCTTGTTGGTTATCGTTCCACCAGTGAAGAAAAATTCATCATTTACAAATATCAAAGCAATGGAAGCCTGCTTAATCTGTTAAACG ATTATATAGCAGGTAGAAAAGATTTCCCATGGAAACTGCGTCTGAATATAGCATGTGGGATTGCAAGGGGTTTGGCCTTCATATATAGGAAGTTGGATGGAGAGGAGGAGGTCGTTCCTCATGGAAATCTCAAGCCCTCAAACATCCTTCTAGATGAGAACAATGAGCCACTAATAAGTGAGCATGGCTTATCAAAATTTATGGACCCAAATAGAGGTTTCTTGTTTTCCTCTCAGGGATACACTGCTCCTGAAAAGAGCCTAACAGAAAAGGGTGATGTGTATAGCTTTGGAGTGATTCTCTTGGAACTACTAACAGGAAAGAGCATAGAGGTGAGTAGAATAGACCTTGCTAGATGGGTGAGGTCCATGGTGAGGGAGGAATGGACAGGAGAGGTATTTGACAAAGAGGTTAGGGAAAATGATCATCAATGGGCATTTCCTCTTCTTAATATAGCCCTCTTGTGTGTGTCATGTTTCCAAGAAAATAGGCCAACCACTGTGGAGATTTTGGAGAAGATTGAAGAGGTCATGGATCAACATGAGCAACATCAGGAACGTTATGCTTCCAAATGCTGTTCCAATGGATCCAACCGCGATGAATGCTGTTCACTTCACAAAATCATACCTGAAACCTGGGATTCTCCAGGATCAAATTATTGA
- the LOC100816060 gene encoding probable serine/threonine-protein kinase WNK11, with protein sequence MMPSVNPDKDSEPFVETDPTGRYGRYSELLGCGAVKKVYRAFDQEEGIEVAWNQVKLRNFCDDPAMLDRLYSEVRLLRSLTNKNIIALYNVWRDEQRNTLNFITEVCTSGNLREYRKKHRHVSIKALKKWSKQILKGLNYLHLHDPCIIHRDLNCSNVFVNGNTGQVKIGDLGLAAIVGKNHCAHTILGTPEFMAPELYDEDYTELVDIYSFGMCVLEMVTVEIPYSECDNVAKIYKKVSSGVRPAALNKVKDPEVKAFIEKCLAQPRARPSAAELLRDPFFDEIVDDDDENDDCSCSYQ encoded by the exons ATG ATGCCAAGTGTTAACCCTGACAAAGATTCCGAGCCATTTGTTGAGACCGATCCAACCGGTCGCTATGGTAGATACAGTGAGTTGCTCGGATGTGGTGCTGTGAAGAAAGTGTACCGTGCATTtgatcaagaagaaggaatagaggTGGCATGGAACCAGGTTAAGCTGAGGAACTTCTGTGATGACCCTGCCATGTTGGATAGGCTTTACTCTGAAGTGAGGTTGCTCAGAAGCTTGACCAACAAGAACATCATTGCACTTTACAATGTGTGGAGGGATGAGCAGAGAAACACTTTGAATTTCATCACTGAGGTTTGCACCAGTGGGAATTTGAGGGAGTACAGGAAGAAGCACAGACATGTTTCCATAAAGGCCCTAAAGAAGTGGTCTAAGCAGATTTTGAAAGGGTTGAATTATTTGCACTTGCACGATCCCTGCATCATCCACAGAGATCTCAATTGCAGCAATGTGTTTGTCAATGGGAATACTGGCCAG GTTAAGATTGGTGACTTGGGTTTGGCAGCAATTGTGGGCAAGAACCATTGTGCACACACGATTCTTGGCACACCAGAATTTATGGCTCCAGAGTTATACGATGAAGACTACACAGAATTGGTGGACATATACTCATTTGGGATGTGTGTGTTAGAGATGGTGACAGTAGAGATTCCTTATAGTGAATGTGACAATGTTGCTAAGATATACAAGAAGGTGTCTTCTGGAGTTAGACCTGCTGCCTTGAACAAGGTCAAAGATCCTGAGGTTAAGGCTTTCATTGAGAAGTGCCTTGCTCAGCCAAGGGCTAGGCCTTCTGCAGCTGAGCTTCTAAGAGATCCTTTCTTTGATGagattgttgatgatgatgacgaAAATGATGACTGTTCTTGTTCATATCAATAG
- the LOC100808558 gene encoding truncated FRIGIDA-like protein 1 isoform X2 yields METSKTISAALKLFDAKKENLKKAYYDLQSHSSLLAPSFSLSWSHLDAHFTSLHTSLSHRFHLLQSLESQQQYPPSSPSKYLSFPPSPTDPSSQNGTALPKNPSEQILTLCNNMDGKGLRDYVGDHLKDKAAIEDTLRSALKSASDAAASMLLDSLDGVVGANVVKDDKELRKRKRTCSFLFKQLRAAASVSLSFKEKLRANRLCVDWKRSLMRDGCVDGVGAMAFLHFVAAYGLLSELTVHEILTFSVIAASNDELAELYWSAGLTDKAPGLVQKLIDRSKHILAVKFVFEFNLAHKIPPVPILEAHVNESQKLVKRLSEEGKSLSEITAREIHALKSAIKVIESHNLQSEYPPESLQQRIEQLMKHKANVKYAASAFSAKPPPHQQQQSGIKRPRMSEPVGSASVLNSASGASSTVHYQQPHFQSSVIG; encoded by the exons atggaGACGTCGAAGACCATCTCTGCCGCACTGAAACTCTTCGACGCAAAGAAAGAGAATCTCAAGAAAGCCTACTACGATCTCCAAAGTCACTCCTCTCTTCTCGCtccttccttctctctctcatGGTCCCACCTCGACGCCCACTTCACCTCCCTCCACACCTCCCTCTCACACCGCTTCCACCTCCTTCAGTCCCTCGAATCCCAACAACAATACCCACCATCCTCTCCCTCCAAATACCTCAGCTTTCCACCCTCCCCCACCGACCCATCATCGCAAAACGGCACCGCATTGCCCAAAAATCCCTCCGAACAAATTCTCACGCTCTGCAACAACATGGACGGAAAAGGGTTGAGGGACTACGTCGGGGACCATTTAAAAGACAAGGCTGCAATCGAGGATACGCTTCGGAGTGCACTCAAGAGTGCCTCTGATGCTGCCGCATCGATGCTTCTCGATTCGTTGGACGGTGTTGTGGGCGCGAATGTGGTGAAAGATGACAAGGAATTGCGCAAGAGGAAGAGGACTTGCAGTTTTTTGTTCAAGCAGTTGAGGGCTGCTGCGTCTGTGTCTTTGAGTTTTAAGGAGAAGTTAAGAGCCAATCGGTTGTGTGTGGACTGGAAGCGAAGCTTGATGAGGGATGGTTGTGTGGATGGTGTTGGGGCCATGGCTTTCTTGCATTTTGTGGCGGCTTATGGCTTGCTCTCTGAATTGACCGTGCATGAGATTCTCACCTTCTCTGTTATAGCTGCTTCCAATGATGAGCTTGCTGAGCTTTACTGGAGTGCTGGTTTGACGGACAAAGCTCCAG GTCTTGTGCAGAAACTTATTGACAGGAGCAAACATATTCTGGCTGTCAAGTTTGTTTTTGAGTTCAATCTTGCTCATAAGATTCCACCAGTTCCCATTTTGGAAGCTCATGTGAATGAGTCTCAGAAACTTGTTAAAAGACTTTCTGAAGAAGGGAAGTCACTT AGTGAGATCACGGCGAGAGAAATCCATGCACTGAAATCGGCGATTAAGGTTATTGAGAGTCATAATCTTCAATCTGAATATCCACCTGAAAGCCTTCAACAGCGTATAGAGCAATTGATGAAGCATAAGGCAAATGTAAAATATGCTGCATCGGCTTTTTCTGCAAAGCCTCCTCCACATCAGCAGCAACAAAGTGGAATCAAGCGTCCTCGAATGTCCGAGCCAGTTGGTTCTGCTTCTGTCCTGAACAGTGCCAGTGGTGCCAGCTCAACCGTTCACTACCAACAACCTCATTTCCAGTCATCAG TGATTGGGTAG
- the LOC100808558 gene encoding truncated FRIGIDA-like protein 1 isoform X1: METSKTISAALKLFDAKKENLKKAYYDLQSHSSLLAPSFSLSWSHLDAHFTSLHTSLSHRFHLLQSLESQQQYPPSSPSKYLSFPPSPTDPSSQNGTALPKNPSEQILTLCNNMDGKGLRDYVGDHLKDKAAIEDTLRSALKSASDAAASMLLDSLDGVVGANVVKDDKELRKRKRTCSFLFKQLRAAASVSLSFKEKLRANRLCVDWKRSLMRDGCVDGVGAMAFLHFVAAYGLLSELTVHEILTFSVIAASNDELAELYWSAGLTDKAPGLVQKLIDRSKHILAVKFVFEFNLAHKIPPVPILEAHVNESQKLVKRLSEEGKSLSEITAREIHALKSAIKVIESHNLQSEYPPESLQQRIEQLMKHKANVKYAASAFSAKPPPHQQQQSGIKRPRMSEPVGSASVLNSASGASSTVHYQQPHFQSSGLLLEHLNPYMNLPTMPYGMKAQTPSIPPYTGASTGPYGPDGVPMGPSGNRGQGGSLPISSEPLMPSGYYDSGSAYGGYGLQHYYQTSYPQ; the protein is encoded by the exons atggaGACGTCGAAGACCATCTCTGCCGCACTGAAACTCTTCGACGCAAAGAAAGAGAATCTCAAGAAAGCCTACTACGATCTCCAAAGTCACTCCTCTCTTCTCGCtccttccttctctctctcatGGTCCCACCTCGACGCCCACTTCACCTCCCTCCACACCTCCCTCTCACACCGCTTCCACCTCCTTCAGTCCCTCGAATCCCAACAACAATACCCACCATCCTCTCCCTCCAAATACCTCAGCTTTCCACCCTCCCCCACCGACCCATCATCGCAAAACGGCACCGCATTGCCCAAAAATCCCTCCGAACAAATTCTCACGCTCTGCAACAACATGGACGGAAAAGGGTTGAGGGACTACGTCGGGGACCATTTAAAAGACAAGGCTGCAATCGAGGATACGCTTCGGAGTGCACTCAAGAGTGCCTCTGATGCTGCCGCATCGATGCTTCTCGATTCGTTGGACGGTGTTGTGGGCGCGAATGTGGTGAAAGATGACAAGGAATTGCGCAAGAGGAAGAGGACTTGCAGTTTTTTGTTCAAGCAGTTGAGGGCTGCTGCGTCTGTGTCTTTGAGTTTTAAGGAGAAGTTAAGAGCCAATCGGTTGTGTGTGGACTGGAAGCGAAGCTTGATGAGGGATGGTTGTGTGGATGGTGTTGGGGCCATGGCTTTCTTGCATTTTGTGGCGGCTTATGGCTTGCTCTCTGAATTGACCGTGCATGAGATTCTCACCTTCTCTGTTATAGCTGCTTCCAATGATGAGCTTGCTGAGCTTTACTGGAGTGCTGGTTTGACGGACAAAGCTCCAG GTCTTGTGCAGAAACTTATTGACAGGAGCAAACATATTCTGGCTGTCAAGTTTGTTTTTGAGTTCAATCTTGCTCATAAGATTCCACCAGTTCCCATTTTGGAAGCTCATGTGAATGAGTCTCAGAAACTTGTTAAAAGACTTTCTGAAGAAGGGAAGTCACTT AGTGAGATCACGGCGAGAGAAATCCATGCACTGAAATCGGCGATTAAGGTTATTGAGAGTCATAATCTTCAATCTGAATATCCACCTGAAAGCCTTCAACAGCGTATAGAGCAATTGATGAAGCATAAGGCAAATGTAAAATATGCTGCATCGGCTTTTTCTGCAAAGCCTCCTCCACATCAGCAGCAACAAAGTGGAATCAAGCGTCCTCGAATGTCCGAGCCAGTTGGTTCTGCTTCTGTCCTGAACAGTGCCAGTGGTGCCAGCTCAACCGTTCACTACCAACAACCTCATTTCCAGTCATCAGGTTTGTTGCTGGAACATCTAAATCCGTACATGAACTTGCCAACCATGCCATATGGCATGAAGGCTCAAACCCCATCCATCCCGCCTTATACAGGCGCTTCAACTGGGCCTTATGGTCCTGATGGTGTCCCAATGGGTCCTAGTGGCAACCGTGGTCAAGGTGGTTCTCTTCCAATTTCATCAGAACCACTTATGCCGTCTGGTTATTATGATAGTGGCTCTGCTTATGGTGGTTATGGTCTGCAACATTATTACCAAACATCTTATCCTCAGTAG
- the LOC100816583 gene encoding probable WRKY transcription factor 20 isoform X2 encodes MDAAATNSGEPRPSSELQTTGESEDPNRSGSGQNSTARYKLMSPAKLPISRSPCITIPPGLSPTSFLESPVLLSNMKVEASPTTGSLRKLQQTVHGSMASAASATFPVTTACFNTNTVDARKSSFFEFKPLNRSNKVPADFNNHVSKQSTQVEGPGKAQSFASSPLVETTGLQASHVEVRGSGLSVAAEKTSDDGYNWRKYGQKLVKGSEFPRSYYKCTHPNCEVKKLFERSHDGQITEIVYKGTHDHPKPQSSCRYSTGTVMYIQGERSDKASLAGRDDKASTMYGQVSHAAEPNSTPESSPVATNDDGLEGAGFVSNRNNEEVDDDDPFSKRRKMELGNVDITPVVKPIREPRVVVQTLSEVDILDDGYRWRKYGQKVVRGNPNPRSYYKCTNAGCPVRKHVERASHDPKAVITTYEGKHNHDVPAARNSSHDMAVPAATAGGQTRIKLEESDTISLDLGMGISSAAEHRSNGQGKMLHSELGETQTHASNSNFKFVHTTSAPVYFGVLNNSSNPYGSRDNRSDGPSLNHSSYPCPQSMGRILLGP; translated from the exons ATGGACGCCGCCGCCACCAACTCCGGCGAACCCCGCCCGAGCTCGGAGCTTCAGACAACTGGGGAATCCGAGGATCCGAATCGAAGCGGGTCGGGACAGAATTCGACGGCGAGGTATAAGCTGATGTCGCCGGCGAAGCTTCCGATCTCGAGGTCGCCGTGCATCACGATTCCTCCGGGGCTCAGTCCGACGTCGTTTCTGGAATCCCCTGTTCTTCTTTCCAACATGAAG GTGGAGGCTTCACCAACTACAGGGTCCCTCCGCAAGCTCCAACAAACAGTACATGGTTCTATGGCTTCTGCTGCCTCTGCTACATTTCCAGTAACCACTGCCTGCTTCAATACCAATACTGTTGATGCCAGAAAATCAAGTTTCTTTGAGTTCAAACCACTCAATAGATCGAATAAG GTTCCTGCAGACTTCAACAATCATGTAAGTAAACAGTCTACTCAAGTAGAAGGTCCAGGAAAAGCTCAATCATTTGCTTCCTCACCATTAGTTGAAA CTACTGGGCTTCAAGCATCACATGTTGAGGTTAGAGGCAGTGGACTTTCTGTTGCAGCTGAGAAAACATCTGATGATGGATACAATTGGCGAAAATATGGGCAAAAGCTTGTTAAAGGAAGTGAATTTCCTCGCAGTTATTACAAATGTACACATCCTAACTGTGAggtgaaaaaactttttgaacgCTCTCATGATGGTCAAATCACTGAGATAGTTTACAAGGGAACACATGATCATCCTAAACCTCAATCAAGCTGCCGATACTCTACTGGTACTGTTATGTATATTCAAGGAGAGAGATCTGATAAGGCTTCTTTGGCTGGCCGAGATG ACAAAGCATCCACTATGTATGGTCAGGTGTCTCATGCTGCTGAGCCCAACAGTACTCCAGAGTCATCACCTGTAGCCACAAATGATGATGGTTTAGAGGGTGCTGGGTTTGTGTCAAACAGGAATAATGAAGAGGTTGATGATGACGATCCCTTCTCAAAGCGAAG AAAAATGGAACTTGGAAATGTTGACATCACTCCAGTAGTTAAGCCTATCCGGGAACCACGTGTTGTTGTACAAACTTTGAGTGAGGTTGACATATTGGATGATGGGTACCGCTGGCGTAAGTATGGCCAAAAGGTGGTGAGAGGCAATCCTAACCCAAG GAGCTATTACAAATGCACAAATGCTGGTTGCCCTGTCCGAAAACATGTGGAGAGAGCATCTCATGATCCGAAAGCAGTGATAACCACATACGAGGGTAAACACAATCATGATGTACCTGCTGCAAGGAATAGCAGCCATGACATGGCAGTACCAGCAGCTACAGCAGGTGGACAGACAAGAATTAAGTTAGAAGAAAGTGATACCATTAGCCTTGACCTTGGAATGGGAATTAGCTCAGCTGCTGAACATAGATCAAATGGGCAAGGGAAAATGCTGCATTCAGAGTTGGGGGAGACACAAACTCACGCCAGCAATTCCAACTTCAAGTTTGTTCATACTACCTCAGCTCCAGTATACTTTGGTGTTCTAAATAACAGCTCAAATCCCTATGGTTCTAGAGACAATAGGAGTGATGGTCCATCTTTAAACCATTCCTCATATCCATGCCCACAGAGCATGGGAAGAATACTATTGGGTCCATGA
- the LOC100816583 gene encoding probable WRKY transcription factor 20 isoform X1 produces MDAAATNSGEPRPSSELQTTGESEDPNRSGSGQNSTARYKLMSPAKLPISRSPCITIPPGLSPTSFLESPVLLSNMKVEASPTTGSLRKLQQTVHGSMASAASATFPVTTACFNTNTVDARKSSFFEFKPLNRSNKVPADFNNHVSKQSTQVEGPGKAQSFASSPLVESEITVPSNELSLSSPVQMVSSSASAPVDVDLDEINHKGNTATGLQASHVEVRGSGLSVAAEKTSDDGYNWRKYGQKLVKGSEFPRSYYKCTHPNCEVKKLFERSHDGQITEIVYKGTHDHPKPQSSCRYSTGTVMYIQGERSDKASLAGRDDKASTMYGQVSHAAEPNSTPESSPVATNDDGLEGAGFVSNRNNEEVDDDDPFSKRRKMELGNVDITPVVKPIREPRVVVQTLSEVDILDDGYRWRKYGQKVVRGNPNPRSYYKCTNAGCPVRKHVERASHDPKAVITTYEGKHNHDVPAARNSSHDMAVPAATAGGQTRIKLEESDTISLDLGMGISSAAEHRSNGQGKMLHSELGETQTHASNSNFKFVHTTSAPVYFGVLNNSSNPYGSRDNRSDGPSLNHSSYPCPQSMGRILLGP; encoded by the exons ATGGACGCCGCCGCCACCAACTCCGGCGAACCCCGCCCGAGCTCGGAGCTTCAGACAACTGGGGAATCCGAGGATCCGAATCGAAGCGGGTCGGGACAGAATTCGACGGCGAGGTATAAGCTGATGTCGCCGGCGAAGCTTCCGATCTCGAGGTCGCCGTGCATCACGATTCCTCCGGGGCTCAGTCCGACGTCGTTTCTGGAATCCCCTGTTCTTCTTTCCAACATGAAG GTGGAGGCTTCACCAACTACAGGGTCCCTCCGCAAGCTCCAACAAACAGTACATGGTTCTATGGCTTCTGCTGCCTCTGCTACATTTCCAGTAACCACTGCCTGCTTCAATACCAATACTGTTGATGCCAGAAAATCAAGTTTCTTTGAGTTCAAACCACTCAATAGATCGAATAAG GTTCCTGCAGACTTCAACAATCATGTAAGTAAACAGTCTACTCAAGTAGAAGGTCCAGGAAAAGCTCAATCATTTGCTTCCTCACCATTAGTTGAAAGTGAGATAACAGTTCCTTCTAATGAATTAAGCCTATCATCACCTGTACAAATGGTTAGTTCTAGTGCTAGTGCTCCTGTTGATGTTGATTTGGATGAAATTAACCACAAAGGCAACACAGCTACTGGGCTTCAAGCATCACATGTTGAGGTTAGAGGCAGTGGACTTTCTGTTGCAGCTGAGAAAACATCTGATGATGGATACAATTGGCGAAAATATGGGCAAAAGCTTGTTAAAGGAAGTGAATTTCCTCGCAGTTATTACAAATGTACACATCCTAACTGTGAggtgaaaaaactttttgaacgCTCTCATGATGGTCAAATCACTGAGATAGTTTACAAGGGAACACATGATCATCCTAAACCTCAATCAAGCTGCCGATACTCTACTGGTACTGTTATGTATATTCAAGGAGAGAGATCTGATAAGGCTTCTTTGGCTGGCCGAGATG ACAAAGCATCCACTATGTATGGTCAGGTGTCTCATGCTGCTGAGCCCAACAGTACTCCAGAGTCATCACCTGTAGCCACAAATGATGATGGTTTAGAGGGTGCTGGGTTTGTGTCAAACAGGAATAATGAAGAGGTTGATGATGACGATCCCTTCTCAAAGCGAAG AAAAATGGAACTTGGAAATGTTGACATCACTCCAGTAGTTAAGCCTATCCGGGAACCACGTGTTGTTGTACAAACTTTGAGTGAGGTTGACATATTGGATGATGGGTACCGCTGGCGTAAGTATGGCCAAAAGGTGGTGAGAGGCAATCCTAACCCAAG GAGCTATTACAAATGCACAAATGCTGGTTGCCCTGTCCGAAAACATGTGGAGAGAGCATCTCATGATCCGAAAGCAGTGATAACCACATACGAGGGTAAACACAATCATGATGTACCTGCTGCAAGGAATAGCAGCCATGACATGGCAGTACCAGCAGCTACAGCAGGTGGACAGACAAGAATTAAGTTAGAAGAAAGTGATACCATTAGCCTTGACCTTGGAATGGGAATTAGCTCAGCTGCTGAACATAGATCAAATGGGCAAGGGAAAATGCTGCATTCAGAGTTGGGGGAGACACAAACTCACGCCAGCAATTCCAACTTCAAGTTTGTTCATACTACCTCAGCTCCAGTATACTTTGGTGTTCTAAATAACAGCTCAAATCCCTATGGTTCTAGAGACAATAGGAGTGATGGTCCATCTTTAAACCATTCCTCATATCCATGCCCACAGAGCATGGGAAGAATACTATTGGGTCCATGA